Proteins from a genomic interval of Streptomyces sp. Tu6071:
- a CDS encoding DUF3039 domain-containing protein, translating to MSTLEPERGGNTSTLVEPVPQTSHGDGDHERFAHYVQKDKIMASALDGTPVVALCGKVWVPGRDPKKYPVCPMCKEIYDSMGPGGDNNGKDGKGGGKK from the coding sequence ATGAGCACTCTTGAGCCCGAGCGCGGTGGCAACACCTCCACTCTCGTCGAACCGGTCCCGCAGACCTCGCACGGCGACGGTGACCACGAGCGGTTCGCCCACTACGTCCAGAAGGACAAGATCATGGCGAGCGCGCTCGACGGCACGCCCGTCGTCGCCCTGTGCGGGAAGGTCTGGGTGCCCGGCCGCGACCCGAAGAAGTACCCCGTGTGCCCCATGTGCAAGGAGATCTACGACTCCATGGGCCCCGGCGGCGACAACAACGGCAAGGACGGCAAGGGCGGCGGCAAGAAGTAG
- a CDS encoding beta-N-acetylhexosaminidase gives MTGLDHPDSLPDAAPDVLATLLPAPRHVRAAPDGTLRLDASARLDAGPGTATAARALRRDLGVPLGLDFPESGDGPVVRLRIDASAPPEAYVLTVGAEGVRITGGGPAGVYYGVQTLRQLAGPQALRRAPLTAAVPAVPGAAPVPVAAPGVEIPYTEIEDSPRFAWRGHLLDVARHFLPKDSVLRTIDLLAAHKLNVLHFHLTDDQGWRIEIKRHPKLMETAAWRPRTKRGHRTSELWDETPHGGYYTQDDLREIVAYAAERHVTVVPEIDVPGHSQAAIAAYPHLGNSDVVDTEALGVWETWGVNPNVLAPTEEVLRFYEDVFTEVLDVFPSTFFHIGGDECPKDQWKASETAQKRIAELGVGDEDGLQSWFIRHFDTWLTARGRRLIGWDEILEGGLAPGATVTSWRGYAGGITAARAGHDVVMCPEQQVYLDFRQAGGEEEPVPIGWVRTMEDIYRFEPVPPELTPEEARHVLGAQANSWAEVMDSQDRRDYQTFPRLAAFSEVVWSELPAPDARDYEGFARRMDAAHYARLDALGVAYRPKNGPKPWQRRPGVGGFPREGRPPRV, from the coding sequence ATGACTGGACTGGACCACCCGGACTCCCTGCCCGACGCCGCGCCCGACGTACTCGCCACCCTCCTCCCCGCCCCCCGCCACGTCCGCGCCGCGCCCGACGGCACCCTCCGCCTCGACGCCTCCGCCCGGCTCGACGCGGGGCCGGGGACCGCCACCGCCGCCCGCGCCCTGCGGCGCGACCTCGGGGTGCCGCTCGGGCTCGACTTCCCGGAATCCGGGGACGGCCCCGTCGTACGCCTGCGCATCGACGCGAGCGCGCCCCCCGAGGCGTACGTCCTGACCGTCGGCGCCGAAGGCGTCCGCATCACCGGGGGCGGGCCCGCCGGGGTCTACTACGGCGTCCAGACGCTCCGCCAGCTCGCCGGGCCCCAGGCCCTGCGCCGCGCACCGCTCACCGCCGCGGTGCCCGCCGTCCCCGGCGCCGCGCCCGTGCCCGTAGCGGCGCCCGGCGTCGAGATCCCGTACACGGAGATCGAGGACAGCCCCCGCTTCGCCTGGCGCGGCCACCTCCTCGATGTCGCCCGCCACTTCCTGCCCAAGGACAGCGTGCTGCGCACGATCGACCTGCTCGCCGCGCACAAGCTCAACGTCCTGCACTTCCACCTCACCGACGACCAGGGCTGGCGCATCGAGATCAAGCGCCACCCGAAGCTCATGGAGACCGCCGCCTGGCGCCCCCGCACCAAGCGCGGCCACCGCACCTCCGAGCTGTGGGACGAGACCCCGCACGGCGGCTACTACACGCAGGACGACCTGCGCGAGATCGTCGCGTACGCCGCCGAGCGGCACGTCACCGTCGTCCCCGAGATCGACGTCCCCGGCCACTCGCAGGCCGCGATCGCCGCGTACCCGCACCTCGGCAACAGCGACGTCGTCGACACGGAGGCGCTGGGCGTGTGGGAGACGTGGGGCGTCAACCCGAACGTCCTCGCCCCCACCGAAGAGGTCCTGCGATTCTACGAGGACGTCTTCACCGAGGTCCTGGACGTCTTCCCGTCCACCTTCTTCCACATCGGCGGCGACGAGTGCCCCAAGGACCAGTGGAAGGCGTCGGAGACCGCGCAGAAGCGCATCGCGGAACTCGGCGTCGGTGACGAGGACGGGCTCCAGAGCTGGTTCATCCGCCACTTCGACACGTGGCTGACCGCGCGCGGGCGCCGGCTCATCGGCTGGGACGAGATCCTGGAGGGCGGGCTCGCGCCCGGCGCCACCGTCACCTCCTGGCGCGGCTATGCGGGCGGCATCACCGCCGCGCGCGCCGGGCACGACGTCGTCATGTGCCCCGAGCAGCAGGTCTACCTCGACTTCCGGCAGGCCGGGGGCGAGGAGGAGCCCGTCCCGATCGGCTGGGTACGGACCATGGAGGACATCTACCGCTTCGAACCCGTGCCGCCGGAGCTGACCCCCGAGGAGGCGCGCCACGTGCTCGGCGCGCAGGCCAACTCCTGGGCCGAGGTGATGGACAGCCAGGACCGCCGCGACTACCAGACCTTCCCGCGCCTCGCCGCGTTCTCCGAGGTCGTCTGGAGCGAACTCCCCGCCCCCGACGCGCGCGACTACGAGGGCTTCGCACGGCGCATGGACGCGGCGCACTACGCGCGGCTCGACGCGCTCGGCGTCGCCTACCGGCCGAAGAACGGCCCGAAGCCGTGGCAGCGGCGCCCCGGCGTCGGCGGCTTCCCGAGGGAGGGCAGGCCGCCGCGCGTGTGA
- a CDS encoding FAD binding domain-containing protein — protein sequence MTTQAPNAAVSLPATLEEAVAALAATPTAVPVAGGTDLMAAVNAGLLRPAALVGLGRVAEIRGWQYLDGHALLGAGLTHARMGRPDFAALIPALAAAARAAGPPHIRNAGTLGGNIATAAATGDALPVLAALEATVLLASAGGARREVPVSHLLTGMDPLRGGELISHVRVPLLHAPQVFLKATGRTGPGRAVASLALVLDPARRAVRCAVGAIAPMPLRPLEAEAWVSALVDWDGDRSLAPEALAAFGEYVAAACVPEQPAGEDGVVPPLTPAVQHLRRTVAALARRALGRALA from the coding sequence TTGACCACACAGGCACCGAATGCGGCGGTCTCCCTGCCCGCCACGCTGGAGGAGGCCGTGGCCGCGCTCGCCGCGACCCCCACCGCCGTGCCCGTCGCGGGCGGCACCGACCTCATGGCCGCCGTCAACGCCGGACTCCTGCGCCCCGCCGCCCTCGTGGGCCTCGGCCGCGTCGCCGAGATCCGCGGCTGGCAGTACCTCGACGGCCACGCCCTGCTCGGCGCCGGGCTCACGCACGCGCGCATGGGCCGCCCCGACTTCGCCGCGCTCATCCCCGCCCTCGCCGCCGCCGCGCGCGCCGCCGGGCCCCCGCACATCCGCAACGCGGGCACCCTCGGCGGCAACATCGCGACCGCCGCCGCCACGGGCGACGCGCTCCCCGTCCTCGCCGCGCTCGAAGCCACCGTGCTCCTCGCGAGCGCGGGCGGCGCGCGCCGCGAGGTCCCCGTCTCGCACCTCCTGACGGGCATGGACCCGCTGCGCGGCGGCGAACTCATCTCGCACGTACGGGTACCGCTCCTGCACGCCCCGCAGGTCTTCCTCAAGGCGACGGGACGCACCGGGCCCGGCCGCGCGGTCGCCTCGCTCGCCCTCGTGCTCGACCCGGCCCGGCGCGCGGTGCGCTGCGCGGTCGGCGCGATCGCGCCGATGCCGCTGCGGCCCCTCGAAGCCGAGGCGTGGGTCTCCGCGCTCGTGGACTGGGACGGCGACCGCAGCCTCGCGCCCGAGGCGCTCGCCGCGTTCGGCGAGTACGTCGCCGCCGCCTGCGTACCCGAACAACCGGCGGGCGAGGACGGCGTCGTGCCCCCGCTCACGCCCGCCGTTCAGCACCTGCGCCGCACCGTCGCCGCGCTGGCCCGTCGCGCACTGGGGAGGGCGCTCGCATGA
- a CDS encoding NADP-dependent oxidoreductase, with the protein MRAVQIEKFGGPEELRFVETDTPEPGPGQVRIAVRACGTNPADWAVREGMLGGPLPQGTGFEVAGVVDALGAGAEGVSVGDRVFGNVRFGTRTSGAAEYTVLDHWSFVPGSLSFAQAAAIPMAGETAVRALDEVGVTGGQTVFINGASGAVGQLATQVAVQRGARVIGTSGAAKAARMRELGAEVVAHGDGLEERVRELAPQGVDRVVDIGPGGQLPLLISLAGGDTSHVVTVTDFQNADTYGVRASGRENTVFRYDALQPLADDIAAGRISFPVWRVEPWEKIAEVQETIRSGRSGGKTVLRVSE; encoded by the coding sequence ATGCGAGCGGTGCAGATCGAGAAGTTCGGCGGCCCGGAGGAACTCCGCTTCGTCGAGACCGACACCCCCGAGCCGGGCCCCGGCCAGGTGCGGATCGCGGTGCGGGCCTGCGGCACCAACCCGGCGGACTGGGCGGTGCGCGAGGGGATGCTCGGCGGGCCGCTGCCGCAGGGCACGGGGTTCGAGGTCGCGGGCGTGGTCGACGCGCTCGGCGCGGGTGCCGAGGGGGTGTCGGTGGGCGACCGCGTCTTCGGGAACGTGCGGTTCGGCACCCGGACGAGCGGCGCCGCCGAGTACACCGTGCTCGACCACTGGTCCTTCGTGCCCGGGAGTCTGTCCTTCGCGCAGGCCGCCGCGATCCCGATGGCCGGTGAGACGGCCGTCCGCGCGCTCGACGAGGTGGGTGTCACGGGGGGCCAGACCGTCTTCATCAACGGCGCCAGCGGCGCGGTCGGGCAGCTCGCGACGCAGGTCGCCGTCCAGCGCGGCGCGCGGGTCATCGGGACCTCGGGCGCGGCGAAGGCGGCGCGGATGCGCGAGCTGGGCGCCGAGGTCGTCGCGCACGGCGACGGGCTGGAGGAGCGCGTACGGGAGCTGGCGCCCCAGGGCGTGGACCGCGTCGTCGACATCGGCCCCGGCGGCCAGCTCCCACTGCTCATCTCTCTCGCCGGGGGCGACACCTCGCACGTCGTGACGGTCACGGACTTCCAGAATGCGGACACGTACGGCGTGCGCGCGAGTGGCCGCGAGAACACCGTCTTCCGCTACGACGCGCTCCAGCCGCTCGCCGACGACATCGCCGCCGGCCGGATCAGCTTCCCGGTGTGGCGCGTCGAGCCGTGGGAGAAGATCGCCGAGGTGCAGGAGACGATCCGGTCGGGCAGGAGCGGGGGCAAGACGGTGCTGCGCGTGAGCGAGTGA
- a CDS encoding xanthine dehydrogenase family protein molybdopterin-binding subunit: MSESTLEPLESLGDEQAEERPPFGLGTSLPPAELRTKTEGTFPYAADLWAEGLLWAAVLRSPHAHARIVSIDTSEALRMRGVRAVLTHEDLPAHSFGGERPVFASEVVRHHGEAIAAVAADHPDTARMAAAAVQVTYETLDPVTDPEESFEAAPLHPDGNLVRHIPLRSGDPEAVGEVVVDGLYRIGRQDPAPIGAEAGLAVPRPDGGVELYTASTDPHGDRDLAAACYGLSPDQVKVVVTGVPGATSDREDQSFTLPLGLLAMRTQCPVKLTASREDSFLGHAHRHPTLLRYRHHADAEGRLVKVEAQILMDAGAYAGSSGEALAAAVSFACGPYVVPNAFVEGWVVRTNNPPSGHVRGEGAMQVCAAYEAQMDKLAKKLGVDPAELRLRNVLATGDVLPTGQTVTCPAPVAELLEAVRDEELPPLPKDTPEDEWLLPGGPEGAGDPAAVRRGVGYGVGMVHMLGAEGADEVATATVKIHDGMATVICAAVETGQGFSTLARQIVQDVLGIEDVRVAPVDTDQPPAGPACHGRHTWVSGGAVERAAKMVRTQLLQPLAHTFGMSAELLQIADGKITSYDGVLSTTVAETLEGKELWATAQCRPHPTEPLNADGQGDAFVGLAFCAVRAVVDVDIELGAIRVVELTVAQDVGRVLNPAQLRARIEAGVTQGVGAALTENLRTPRGLVRHPDLTGYPLPTALDTPDIRVVRLVEERDVIAPFGAKAASAVPVVTTPAAIASAVRAATGRLVNRLPIRPQQAVANP, encoded by the coding sequence ATGAGCGAGTCGACCCTGGAGCCCCTGGAGAGCCTGGGGGACGAACAGGCCGAGGAGCGGCCCCCCTTCGGCCTCGGCACCTCGCTGCCGCCCGCCGAGCTGCGCACCAAGACCGAGGGCACCTTCCCGTACGCGGCGGACCTGTGGGCCGAGGGCCTGCTGTGGGCGGCGGTCCTGCGCTCCCCGCACGCGCACGCGCGGATCGTCTCGATCGACACGAGCGAGGCGCTGCGGATGCGGGGCGTGCGCGCGGTGCTCACGCACGAGGACCTGCCCGCGCACTCCTTCGGCGGCGAGCGGCCCGTCTTCGCCTCCGAGGTCGTCCGCCACCACGGCGAGGCGATCGCCGCCGTCGCGGCCGACCACCCCGACACGGCCCGCATGGCCGCCGCCGCCGTGCAGGTCACCTACGAGACGCTCGACCCCGTCACCGATCCCGAGGAGTCCTTCGAGGCGGCCCCGCTGCACCCGGACGGGAACCTCGTGCGGCACATCCCGCTGCGCTCGGGCGACCCCGAGGCGGTCGGCGAGGTCGTCGTGGACGGGCTCTACCGCATCGGCCGTCAGGACCCGGCCCCGATCGGCGCCGAGGCGGGGCTCGCCGTCCCGCGCCCGGACGGGGGCGTCGAGCTGTACACGGCCTCGACCGACCCGCACGGCGACCGCGACCTCGCCGCCGCGTGCTACGGGCTCAGCCCGGACCAGGTCAAGGTCGTCGTGACCGGCGTCCCCGGCGCGACGAGCGACCGCGAGGACCAGAGCTTCACGCTGCCGCTCGGGCTGCTCGCGATGCGCACCCAGTGCCCCGTCAAGCTCACGGCGTCGCGCGAGGACTCCTTCCTCGGCCACGCCCACCGCCACCCGACCCTGCTCCGCTACCGCCACCACGCCGACGCCGAGGGCCGCCTCGTCAAGGTCGAGGCGCAGATCCTCATGGACGCGGGCGCGTACGCGGGCAGTTCGGGCGAGGCGCTGGCCGCCGCCGTCTCCTTCGCCTGCGGCCCGTACGTCGTCCCGAACGCCTTCGTCGAGGGCTGGGTCGTGCGCACGAACAACCCGCCGTCCGGGCACGTGCGCGGCGAGGGCGCGATGCAGGTGTGCGCCGCGTACGAGGCGCAGATGGACAAGCTCGCGAAGAAACTCGGCGTCGACCCGGCCGAGCTGCGGCTGCGCAACGTCCTCGCGACCGGGGACGTCCTGCCGACCGGGCAGACCGTGACGTGCCCCGCGCCTGTCGCCGAACTCCTCGAAGCCGTACGGGACGAGGAGCTGCCCCCGCTCCCGAAGGACACCCCCGAGGACGAGTGGCTGCTGCCCGGAGGCCCCGAGGGCGCGGGCGACCCGGCGGCCGTGCGGCGCGGGGTGGGCTACGGGGTCGGCATGGTGCACATGCTCGGCGCGGAGGGCGCGGACGAGGTCGCGACGGCGACGGTGAAGATCCACGACGGCATGGCGACGGTCATCTGCGCCGCCGTCGAGACCGGGCAGGGCTTCTCGACGCTCGCGCGGCAGATCGTGCAGGACGTGCTCGGCATCGAGGACGTGCGCGTCGCCCCCGTCGACACCGACCAGCCGCCCGCCGGGCCTGCGTGCCACGGCCGCCACACGTGGGTCTCGGGCGGGGCTGTCGAGCGCGCCGCCAAGATGGTCCGTACGCAGCTCCTCCAGCCCCTCGCGCACACCTTCGGCATGTCCGCCGAACTCCTCCAGATCGCGGACGGCAAGATCACCAGCTACGACGGGGTCCTCTCCACGACGGTCGCGGAGACCCTGGAGGGCAAGGAGCTGTGGGCGACGGCGCAGTGCCGCCCCCACCCGACCGAACCGCTCAACGCGGACGGCCAGGGCGACGCCTTCGTGGGGCTCGCCTTCTGCGCGGTGCGCGCGGTCGTGGACGTGGACATCGAGCTGGGCGCGATCCGGGTCGTCGAGCTGACGGTCGCGCAGGACGTGGGGCGGGTGCTCAACCCGGCGCAGCTCCGCGCTCGGATCGAGGCCGGTGTCACGCAGGGCGTCGGCGCCGCGCTCACCGAGAACCTCCGCACCCCGCGCGGCCTCGTCCGCCACCCCGACCTGACGGGCTACCCGCTCCCGACCGCGCTCGACACCCCGGACATCCGCGTCGTGCGCCTCGTCGAGGAGCGCGACGTCATCGCCCCCTTCGGCGCGAAGGCCGCGAGCGCGGTCCCGGTCGTGACGACCCCGGCGGCGATCGCCTCGGCGGTCCGCGCGGCGACGGGACGGCTCGTCAACCGGCTGCCGATCAGGCCGCAGCAGGCGGTGGCGAACCCGTAG
- a CDS encoding 2Fe-2S iron-sulfur cluster-binding protein, whose product MSEEQDRPTPSQQDPYGEGPGPYGGWEPVPHTDYDADATAFVSLPEGLLDAAPLAAPGHGYVPPRIPAAGTDPGATGQWAFPQQQAEPGPEAPGEPAYGPSPMETTVQFAAFTPEPAAEAARDAQPSEPSASGATGQWQIPVAEGALPEESGEFQGSSLTSQWSGTAPATLPGGALAPWAVAAQEAEAARDETAVRDETGAVRDAPAPGGDAPAPGGDAPAPGGDAPAPGGDAPAPGGDAPGVASVPEPRHETAPGYVPGEEEPEAATAPEAEAVQEPEAAPEPEAAPEPEAAPESEAAPERDVADEPVPEAAADATAEPPAETGPPAETGSSAEPGPESAAVPPGFPLPDEHPLASYTLSVNGVERPVEGAWIGESLLYVLRERLGLAGAKDGCAQGECGACNVQVDGRLVASCLVPAATTAGSEVRTVEGLARDGEASDVQRALAAHGAVQCGFCVPGMAMTVHDLLEGNPAPTALETRQALCGNLCRCSGYRGVLDAVQDVAGSRREASEERAAAKEEAAAEAEPPAGHPHARVPHQPGPVDQEPAATPPYGTDLGEAGGTYGAGFAVPPEGPYPAEGPYEDPGQRTYGAGEHFAPQEGYGPEESYAHGAPGAHPQDGGQA is encoded by the coding sequence ATGAGCGAGGAACAGGACCGGCCCACACCGTCGCAGCAGGACCCCTACGGCGAGGGCCCGGGGCCCTACGGCGGCTGGGAACCCGTCCCGCACACGGACTACGACGCCGACGCGACCGCCTTCGTGAGCCTCCCCGAAGGACTCCTCGACGCGGCCCCCCTCGCGGCCCCCGGCCACGGCTACGTGCCGCCGCGCATCCCGGCCGCCGGTACGGACCCGGGCGCGACCGGGCAGTGGGCCTTCCCGCAGCAACAGGCGGAGCCCGGCCCCGAAGCACCCGGCGAACCGGCGTACGGGCCCAGCCCGATGGAAACCACGGTCCAGTTCGCCGCCTTCACGCCCGAGCCCGCCGCCGAGGCCGCGCGCGACGCCCAGCCGAGCGAGCCGAGCGCCTCGGGAGCGACAGGGCAGTGGCAGATCCCCGTCGCGGAGGGCGCGCTTCCCGAGGAGTCCGGCGAGTTCCAGGGCTCCTCACTCACCTCCCAGTGGTCGGGCACGGCCCCCGCGACCCTCCCCGGCGGCGCGCTCGCACCGTGGGCGGTGGCGGCGCAGGAGGCGGAAGCGGCCAGGGACGAGACGGCCGTTCGGGACGAGACGGGGGCGGTTCGGGACGCGCCCGCGCCCGGTGGGGACGCGCCCGCGCCCGGTGGGGACGCGCCCGCGCCCGGTGGGGACGCGCCCGCGCCCGGTGGGGACGCGCCCGCGCCCGGTGGGGACGCGCCCGGCGTCGCGAGTGTGCCGGAGCCCCGGCACGAGACGGCGCCGGGGTATGTGCCGGGCGAGGAGGAGCCGGAGGCGGCGACGGCCCCCGAGGCGGAGGCCGTTCAGGAGCCCGAGGCCGCCCCCGAGCCCGAGGCCGCCCCCGAGCCCGAGGCCGCCCCCGAGTCCGAGGCCGCTCCCGAACGGGATGTCGCGGACGAGCCCGTACCCGAGGCCGCCGCCGACGCGACGGCCGAGCCCCCGGCGGAAACCGGGCCCCCTGCGGAAACCGGGTCCTCGGCAGAGCCCGGCCCCGAATCCGCCGCCGTGCCCCCCGGGTTCCCCCTCCCCGACGAACACCCCCTCGCCTCCTACACGCTCTCCGTCAACGGCGTCGAACGGCCCGTCGAGGGCGCCTGGATCGGCGAGTCCCTGCTCTACGTGCTGCGCGAGCGGCTCGGGCTCGCCGGGGCCAAGGACGGGTGCGCGCAGGGCGAGTGCGGGGCGTGCAACGTCCAGGTGGACGGACGGCTCGTCGCCTCCTGCCTCGTCCCCGCCGCGACGACCGCCGGGAGCGAGGTCCGCACCGTCGAGGGGCTCGCGCGCGACGGCGAGGCGTCCGACGTGCAGCGCGCGCTCGCCGCGCACGGCGCCGTGCAGTGCGGCTTCTGCGTCCCCGGCATGGCGATGACCGTGCACGACCTCCTGGAGGGCAACCCGGCGCCGACCGCGCTGGAGACCCGTCAGGCGCTGTGCGGGAACCTGTGCCGCTGCTCCGGGTACCGGGGTGTGCTCGACGCCGTCCAGGACGTCGCCGGGAGCCGCCGCGAGGCGAGCGAGGAGCGGGCTGCCGCGAAGGAGGAGGCCGCCGCCGAGGCTGAGCCGCCCGCCGGGCACCCCCACGCCCGGGTCCCGCACCAGCCGGGCCCCGTCGACCAGGAGCCCGCCGCGACCCCGCCCTACGGCACCGACCTCGGCGAGGCCGGGGGCACGTACGGCGCGGGCTTCGCCGTCCCGCCCGAAGGCCCGTACCCCGCCGAAGGCCCCTACGAGGACCCGGGACAGCGCACCTACGGCGCCGGTGAGCACTTCGCGCCCCAGGAGGGCTACGGGCCCGAGGAGAGCTACGCGCACGGGGCGCCCGGAGCCCACCCCCAGGACGGAGGCCAGGCATGA
- a CDS encoding MFS transporter: MSTSQQPGAEAADPVPIPVPVEPAPVPAAGGVLSRPYLALSLGIVSVVLLIAFEATAVGTAMPVAARELHGVPLYAFAFSAYFTTSLFAMVLAGQWADRAGPLAPITLGIGGFAAGLLLCGTAGSMWVFVLGRAVQGLGGGLVIVALYVVVSRAYPRRLQPAILAAFSACWVVPSVVGPLIAGTVTEHLGWRWVFLGIPVLILLPLLLALPQIRRRAAGPLPADPDAPPRTAPRGRLAWAFALSLAAGLLQYAAGDPDWWSLAPALVGAVLLALAVRVLLPPGTWRAARGLPAVVLLRGVAAGAFIAAESFVPLMLVTQRGLSPTLAGLSLALGGSTWAFGSWVQARPAWSAYRRTFMTFGMVLVAGAIATAPGVLLPWTPVWIVAVAWGFGCFGMGIVTSGTSTLLLELSAPEEAGTNSAALQMSDGLSNVLLLALGGAAFAAAGGGAVGAGHDLSAAGAGTGHPAAFAAVFLPLAVVAAVGVGVARRTRE, translated from the coding sequence GTGAGTACGAGCCAGCAGCCCGGCGCCGAAGCCGCGGACCCCGTCCCGATACCGGTCCCCGTCGAACCGGCCCCCGTGCCCGCCGCGGGCGGTGTCCTCTCCCGCCCGTACCTCGCGCTCAGCCTCGGCATCGTCTCCGTCGTCCTGCTCATCGCCTTCGAGGCGACGGCGGTCGGTACGGCGATGCCGGTCGCGGCGCGCGAACTGCACGGGGTCCCGCTCTACGCCTTCGCGTTCTCCGCGTACTTCACGACGAGCCTGTTCGCGATGGTCCTCGCCGGCCAGTGGGCCGACCGGGCGGGACCGCTCGCGCCGATCACGCTCGGCATCGGCGGCTTCGCGGCCGGACTGCTCCTGTGCGGCACGGCGGGCAGCATGTGGGTCTTCGTGCTCGGACGCGCGGTGCAGGGGCTCGGCGGCGGCCTCGTGATCGTCGCGCTGTACGTCGTCGTCAGCCGCGCCTACCCGCGCAGGCTCCAGCCCGCGATCCTCGCCGCCTTCTCGGCGTGCTGGGTCGTGCCCTCGGTCGTCGGGCCGCTCATCGCGGGGACGGTCACCGAACACCTCGGCTGGCGCTGGGTCTTCCTCGGCATCCCCGTCCTCATCCTGCTGCCCCTTCTCCTCGCCCTCCCGCAGATCCGCCGCCGCGCCGCCGGACCGCTGCCCGCGGACCCGGACGCCCCGCCGCGCACCGCGCCCCGGGGCCGCCTCGCCTGGGCCTTCGCGCTCTCGCTCGCGGCCGGGCTGCTCCAGTACGCGGCGGGCGACCCGGACTGGTGGTCCCTCGCGCCCGCGCTCGTCGGCGCGGTGCTGCTCGCGCTGGCGGTACGGGTCCTGCTGCCGCCCGGGACGTGGCGCGCGGCGCGCGGGCTCCCGGCGGTCGTGCTGCTGCGCGGGGTCGCGGCGGGCGCGTTCATCGCGGCCGAGTCCTTCGTCCCGCTCATGCTCGTGACGCAGCGGGGACTGAGCCCGACGCTCGCGGGGCTCTCGCTCGCGCTCGGCGGCAGCACGTGGGCCTTCGGGAGCTGGGTGCAGGCGCGGCCCGCCTGGTCCGCGTACCGCAGGACGTTCATGACCTTCGGCATGGTGCTCGTCGCCGGGGCGATCGCGACGGCGCCCGGCGTACTGCTCCCCTGGACGCCGGTGTGGATCGTCGCGGTCGCGTGGGGCTTCGGCTGCTTCGGCATGGGCATCGTCACCTCGGGCACGAGCACGCTCCTGCTCGAACTCTCGGCGCCGGAGGAGGCGGGCACCAACTCGGCGGCGCTCCAGATGTCCGACGGCCTCTCCAACGTGCTGCTCCTCGCCCTCGGCGGCGCGGCCTTCGCGGCGGCGGGCGGCGGCGCGGTGGGCGCGGGCCACGACCTGTCGGCGGCGGGTGCGGGCACGGGGCACCCGGCGGCCTTCGCGGCGGTGTTCCTCCCGCTGGCCGTGGTGGCGGCTGTGGGGGTGGGGGTGGCGCGGCGGACGCGGGAGTGA
- a CDS encoding YqgE/AlgH family protein, whose product MAVMTGVSSLTGRLLVATPALADANFARAVVLVLDHDAEGTLGVVLNRPTPVGVDDILEGWGPLAGAPGVVFQGGPVSLDSALGVAVVPGEPGARTSPLGWRRVYGAIGLVDLETPPELLAAALGALRIFAGYAGWGPGQLEDELEAGAWYVVDAEPGDISAEHPEGLWREVLRRQRGTLAMMATYPEDASLN is encoded by the coding sequence ATGGCTGTCATGACCGGGGTGTCCTCGCTCACAGGGCGACTGCTCGTCGCCACACCGGCCCTCGCGGACGCGAATTTCGCGCGCGCGGTGGTCCTCGTCCTCGACCACGACGCCGAGGGCACCCTCGGCGTGGTCCTCAACCGGCCGACCCCGGTCGGCGTGGACGACATCCTGGAGGGCTGGGGGCCGCTCGCGGGCGCGCCCGGTGTCGTCTTCCAGGGCGGCCCCGTCTCGCTCGACTCCGCGCTCGGCGTCGCCGTCGTGCCGGGGGAGCCCGGGGCCCGTACGAGCCCGCTGGGCTGGCGGCGCGTGTACGGGGCGATCGGCCTCGTCGACCTGGAGACCCCGCCCGAACTCCTCGCCGCCGCGCTCGGCGCGCTGCGGATCTTCGCCGGGTACGCGGGGTGGGGCCCCGGGCAACTGGAGGACGAGCTGGAGGCGGGGGCCTGGTACGTGGTCGACGCGGAGCCCGGCGACATCTCGGCCGAACACCCCGAGGGCCTGTGGCGCGAGGTGCTGCGCAGGCAGCGGGGGACGCTGGCCATGATGGCGACGTACCCGGAGGACGCGAGCCTGAACTGA